A window of the bacterium genome harbors these coding sequences:
- a CDS encoding ferrous iron transport protein A has translation MHRKKTSETNAKTVNDLLPGERGYIYEITAPESIRQRIMDMGIIEGVMIEMVRSAPLGDPVQIKVLDTLLALRRSEASMLVIESVGETDHGRKRYRHRFGREPQQR, from the coding sequence ATGCACAGGAAAAAAACTTCAGAAACGAATGCAAAAACAGTTAATGATCTTCTCCCCGGAGAACGGGGGTATATATACGAAATTACAGCGCCTGAGTCGATCCGTCAGCGAATCATGGACATGGGAATAATCGAAGGTGTAATGATTGAGATGGTACGGTCAGCGCCGCTTGGCGATCCCGTTCAGATAAAAGTCCTCGATACCCTCCTTGCCCTGCGGAGAAGCGAGGCAAGCATGCTCGTTATAGAAAGCGTCGGAGAAACTGACCATGGACGAAAAAGGTATCGTCATCGCTTTGGCAGGGAACCCCAACAGCGGTAA
- a CDS encoding methyltransferase: MEFSVFLLGVLAMIAQAAFLREVLATFRGGELTIGTALLFWLFWTAVGSGIMSRFASRTGSPERRFHSLLPWYGVMGYLGVTVIADIPFLARLTPGELVPFDLQVIALGLAFLPFNVIGGMLFTLGVQTLEQKNNPFAGKAFTIEAFGSAVAGAVISIMFVVIFSNHLLALICPAVACAGAVAWSVRTRRFVSIIGLVLPMIVLIAMVWENSRASDYMYTGQKLLRSIDTKYGRLRVTERGEIKTFYSDASVLFSAPDEETAEYTVHIPMLAAPKHGHVLILGGGPGGLADEVLKYGTVDKVTCVELDPYLFKLADIYLRENWRTDPRIETIFMDGRAFLERTHTTFDVIIMNMPPPLSGLTNRYFTREFFRLTASRLPENGVLGFSFPGAENYVPDDLARLLASMRATLRTSFTSVTILPGITCRFLASNSAGLLDNLGWENLAQRREALGVETAYVRDYFLRYTLSRERMDSFNKTLDSVPDPFINSDARPAGYFTLTTIQGKLERSRIMRPVEPLETRGILFAVMVLGLAAAAGAALFPGKGAYRRSIMATVASVGLTEISLEVLAIMAYQSIFGFLYGRIALLTGSYMAGLAYGALIGSRKVENGQAGKKNLVIIQSVMALLPLIWIILLRFHTDSSASSLMAEIMFYIITALAGFIGGLQFPVADSLFRKSGTSKYPGRGIIYSVDLAGSSIGALVTASLMIPILGMTAVLVFLAVLNCTTAGALLIRSSYQ, translated from the coding sequence ATGGAATTCTCGGTATTTCTGCTCGGTGTTCTGGCAATGATCGCGCAGGCGGCATTCCTCCGTGAAGTGCTCGCCACATTCCGCGGAGGCGAACTGACCATCGGAACGGCGCTCCTGTTCTGGCTTTTCTGGACAGCCGTCGGAAGCGGAATCATGAGCCGGTTTGCATCCCGAACCGGTTCGCCGGAACGCCGTTTTCACTCTCTGCTTCCCTGGTATGGGGTCATGGGATATCTCGGCGTTACGGTCATTGCCGACATTCCCTTCCTCGCCCGCCTGACACCCGGAGAGCTTGTACCGTTCGATCTCCAGGTCATCGCGCTCGGCCTTGCGTTCCTCCCGTTCAACGTGATTGGAGGAATGCTGTTCACCCTCGGCGTCCAGACCCTCGAACAGAAGAATAATCCCTTCGCCGGAAAAGCGTTTACAATCGAGGCTTTCGGGTCGGCTGTCGCCGGCGCGGTTATAAGCATCATGTTTGTCGTCATTTTCTCCAATCACCTCCTTGCGCTGATCTGCCCGGCTGTTGCCTGCGCCGGTGCCGTGGCATGGTCGGTGAGAACCAGACGGTTTGTCAGTATCATCGGACTGGTTCTGCCAATGATAGTTCTCATTGCCATGGTATGGGAAAATTCGCGGGCCTCCGATTACATGTATACCGGGCAAAAACTCCTCCGGTCAATCGATACAAAATACGGACGGCTCAGAGTCACCGAGCGCGGAGAGATAAAAACTTTCTATTCAGATGCCTCGGTGCTTTTCAGCGCACCCGACGAGGAAACCGCCGAATATACCGTGCACATTCCCATGCTGGCAGCTCCGAAACACGGCCATGTGCTTATTCTCGGCGGCGGTCCCGGCGGCCTGGCAGATGAAGTTCTCAAATACGGCACTGTGGACAAGGTCACATGCGTGGAGCTGGACCCGTACCTTTTCAAGCTGGCCGATATATACCTCAGGGAAAACTGGAGGACCGATCCGCGGATTGAAACGATATTCATGGATGGTCGGGCATTTCTCGAACGCACCCACACCACATTCGATGTCATCATCATGAATATGCCGCCGCCGCTGTCCGGCTTGACCAACCGGTACTTTACACGGGAGTTTTTCAGGCTCACGGCCAGCCGCCTCCCGGAAAACGGTGTGCTCGGTTTTTCTTTCCCCGGCGCCGAAAATTATGTCCCGGACGACCTTGCCCGCCTGCTTGCATCGATGCGCGCAACCCTTCGTACATCCTTTACGTCCGTAACGATCCTGCCCGGTATAACCTGCCGTTTCCTCGCGTCGAATTCAGCGGGACTTCTCGATAATCTCGGATGGGAAAACCTTGCACAGCGCCGTGAGGCTCTCGGGGTCGAAACGGCTTATGTGCGTGATTATTTTCTCCGGTATACCCTTTCGAGGGAACGTATGGATTCGTTCAACAAGACGCTCGACAGTGTCCCCGACCCTTTCATTAATTCGGATGCCCGGCCCGCAGGCTATTTCACCCTCACCACGATCCAGGGAAAGCTCGAAAGATCCCGTATCATGCGCCCTGTCGAGCCGCTGGAAACCCGTGGCATCCTTTTTGCAGTGATGGTACTCGGACTGGCAGCGGCGGCAGGAGCTGCCCTTTTTCCGGGGAAAGGCGCTTACAGGCGTTCGATCATGGCGACGGTCGCTTCGGTGGGATTAACCGAAATATCGCTCGAGGTGCTTGCGATAATGGCATATCAGTCAATTTTCGGTTTTCTCTATGGCAGGATTGCGCTTCTGACCGGTTCATACATGGCCGGTCTGGCTTACGGCGCACTTATCGGCTCACGAAAAGTCGAGAATGGACAGGCAGGGAAAAAGAATCTTGTGATAATCCAGAGCGTGATGGCATTATTACCACTCATCTGGATTATCCTTCTGCGGTTTCATACCGATTCTTCAGCATCTTCTCTCATGGCTGAGATCATGTTCTATATCATCACCGCACTTGCGGGATTTATCGGCGGTCTCCAGTTTCCCGTCGCCGATTCCCTGTTTAGAAAATCAGGAACCAGCAAATATCCGGGCAGGGGGATTATTTACAGCGTCGATCTCGCCGGTTCATCCATCGGCGCGCTCGTAACCGCATCCCTCATGATTCCCATTCTTGGTATGACCGCCGTCCTCGTATTTCTCGCTGTGCTGAACTGTACGACAGCGGGGGCGCTGTTGATACGGTCGTCATATCAATAA
- a CDS encoding metal-dependent transcriptional regulator, whose protein sequence is MILSASLEDYLEAIFELYKSKRAVRVRDVAKKLGVTMPSVNGALKNLEARGLIEHEKYEYIELTESGNFHAAKVASRHSLIFTFLRDVLGVDKQTAQTDACKIEHVLSSGTVEKMNEYIDRSLSNAKEQ, encoded by the coding sequence ATGATACTCTCCGCGAGTCTGGAAGACTATCTTGAAGCGATTTTTGAACTGTACAAATCCAAACGTGCCGTCCGTGTCCGTGATGTGGCAAAAAAGCTTGGGGTAACCATGCCGAGCGTGAACGGAGCGCTGAAAAACCTTGAAGCCCGCGGACTTATCGAGCATGAAAAATACGAGTATATCGAACTGACCGAATCGGGAAACTTCCATGCCGCGAAAGTAGCCTCCAGGCACAGTCTGATCTTTACCTTTCTGCGCGATGTTCTCGGTGTCGATAAACAAACGGCGCAGACGGATGCCTGTAAAATCGAACACGTTTTAAGCAGTGGCACCGTTGAAAAGATGAACGAATACATAGACCGCTCTCTGAGCAATGCAAAAGAACAATGA
- the amrB gene encoding AmmeMemoRadiSam system protein B, translating into MTRLTITMVFLTVITAAIACDGHTENTQEGKKMTTNNINPHDIRPSALAGTWYEAEPKELQATISHYLENAKVSQGLGRIVGIIVPHAGYRYSGPVAAYAYRQIKGKSYDTIVVIAPNHADPRLRFSSVYTRGAYTTPLGQVPVDTETAQAIVDFSSTDDVQASDLGHLSDYGGRMEHSVEIQLPFLQTVVGSFKLVPIVMGNHDSVSATALGKAVASAVKGKNALIVASSDLSHFHDGATAKKLDSVVRGYVESYNPDGLLNALSSGKCEACGGAPIAAVMMACRELGATQATVLFMADSGDVTGDNSSVVGYMSAALTVPGDTGGEVKVGVDLGLTESEKDVLRGVVKQTLDSVVNGGQVPRNLDRNGKLGERWGAFVTLTKDGMLRGCIGHIIGTQPLIDTVAEMAKAAALEDPRFPPVKPDELPRIEFEISVLTPIRKITDINEIQVGRDGIIISRGYNRGLLLPQVATEYGWDRKTFLEHTCLKAGLPKDAWKESGTVIEMFSAEVFK; encoded by the coding sequence ATGACAAGGCTGACAATAACAATGGTTTTTCTGACGGTTATAACGGCGGCTATTGCATGTGACGGGCATACTGAAAATACTCAGGAGGGAAAAAAGATGACGACGAATAACATAAATCCCCATGACATCCGGCCATCGGCGCTTGCCGGAACCTGGTATGAGGCGGAACCGAAAGAATTACAGGCAACGATATCCCATTATCTGGAAAATGCAAAGGTAAGCCAGGGCCTTGGCCGGATCGTCGGTATTATCGTCCCCCATGCCGGGTATCGGTATTCCGGTCCCGTTGCAGCCTACGCATACCGGCAGATCAAGGGCAAGTCGTATGATACCATAGTGGTCATCGCGCCGAATCACGCCGATCCGCGCCTGCGGTTCAGTTCGGTGTACACCCGTGGTGCGTACACAACTCCCCTTGGCCAGGTTCCTGTTGATACCGAAACCGCTCAGGCCATTGTCGATTTTTCCTCAACCGATGATGTTCAGGCTTCCGATCTCGGGCATCTGAGCGATTATGGGGGCAGGATGGAACATTCTGTTGAGATTCAGCTTCCGTTTCTGCAGACGGTTGTCGGCAGCTTCAAGCTTGTTCCCATTGTGATGGGGAATCATGACAGTGTATCGGCCACGGCGCTTGGAAAAGCGGTTGCTTCCGCTGTGAAGGGAAAAAACGCACTCATCGTTGCCTCGTCCGATCTCTCTCATTTTCATGATGGCGCCACAGCGAAAAAGCTCGATTCCGTGGTTCGCGGATATGTCGAATCATACAATCCCGATGGTTTGCTGAATGCCCTGTCATCGGGGAAATGCGAGGCGTGCGGCGGAGCGCCCATAGCCGCTGTCATGATGGCTTGCAGGGAGCTCGGGGCAACGCAGGCGACTGTGCTCTTTATGGCTGACTCCGGTGATGTTACCGGCGATAATTCGAGTGTTGTCGGATATATGTCCGCTGCCCTGACTGTTCCCGGCGATACCGGAGGAGAGGTCAAAGTCGGTGTTGACCTCGGATTGACCGAAAGCGAAAAGGACGTGCTGAGGGGTGTGGTAAAACAGACGCTCGACAGCGTTGTCAACGGCGGTCAGGTTCCGAGAAATCTCGACCGGAACGGTAAGCTTGGCGAACGGTGGGGAGCGTTTGTAACCCTGACGAAGGATGGCATGCTCCGTGGATGTATCGGGCATATAATCGGTACGCAGCCACTCATCGATACCGTCGCGGAAATGGCGAAAGCCGCCGCGCTCGAAGACCCAAGATTCCCGCCGGTGAAACCCGATGAACTTCCCCGCATCGAGTTCGAAATCAGTGTGCTGACTCCCATCAGAAAAATAACCGATATCAATGAAATCCAGGTAGGCCGGGACGGCATCATTATTTCCCGGGGATACAATCGCGGACTGCTCCTTCCCCAGGTGGCCACCGAGTACGGTTGGGACAGGAAGACATTCCTCGAACATACCTGTCTCAAGGCCGGTCTCCCCAAAGATGCGTGGAAGGAATCGGGGACTGTCATTGAGATGTTCAGTGCCGAGGTTTTTAAATGA
- the feoB gene encoding ferrous iron transport protein B — protein sequence MDEKGIVIALAGNPNSGKTSIFNFITGSRQHVGNYPGVTVEKKEGMVRVDDALVNFIDLPGTYSLTPFSPDESVARQEILSSHVSAIIAVVDATRLKRNLYLVSQIIEIGKPVVIALNMYDELEASGNTLDTGQLSTILGVPCVKTVGNRGKGITELMATALKAARNEIPAVGNPPRYSHEMEHAITDVQAVIQGKTPFNERWAAVNVLLYEMSFCPEEGECGIDRDNLHEVDTVRNRLEHLEGRATQSIVTAGRYGFATGAAAECLKEKVSVHRSISEKIDSVVTHRWVGFPIFLLLLWIMFQTTFTMGEIPGAWISNFFEWLGHGVSSMMSDGLLKSLIVEGVIAGVGGVLVFLPNIIILFFFISIFEDTGYMARSAFIMDRIMHFFGLHGKSFLPMLIGFGCTVPAIMATRIIESKRERLITMFILPFMSCGARLPVYILIASTFFPPKAAGNVIFSLYIIGIAISLVMARILTSFQGSTIPFVMELPPYRIPTLRSVLLHIWERAYMYIRKAGTLILLLSVFVWFLMSFPRSTGPVGASEPGNPNTVPVSSTYAGKIGKFIEPALRPLGLDWRIGVALTAGFAAKEVIVSSLATIYTIENGNHHQEEFTIKNALRQDPNLNPVRAYGLMLFILIYVPCIAVLATVKKEAGGWKWVILMVIYTITLAWLVSFTFVTIASHIF from the coding sequence ATGGACGAAAAAGGTATCGTCATCGCTTTGGCAGGGAACCCCAACAGCGGTAAAACAAGCATCTTCAATTTCATCACCGGATCACGTCAGCACGTCGGCAACTATCCCGGAGTAACTGTAGAGAAAAAAGAGGGGATGGTCCGTGTCGATGATGCGCTTGTCAATTTTATCGATCTTCCCGGCACATACAGTCTCACACCGTTTTCTCCCGATGAATCGGTCGCGCGGCAGGAAATACTCTCCTCTCATGTTTCGGCAATCATCGCCGTCGTCGATGCAACGAGACTTAAAAGAAACCTCTACCTTGTCTCCCAGATTATCGAGATCGGGAAACCGGTCGTAATCGCTCTCAATATGTACGATGAACTCGAAGCTTCCGGTAACACGCTCGATACCGGTCAGCTTTCGACCATACTTGGTGTTCCGTGCGTGAAGACAGTGGGAAACAGGGGAAAAGGGATTACCGAGCTCATGGCGACAGCGCTCAAGGCTGCCCGTAACGAGATTCCCGCTGTCGGCAATCCTCCCCGCTACAGCCACGAGATGGAACATGCCATCACCGATGTTCAGGCAGTCATTCAGGGAAAAACGCCGTTCAACGAGCGGTGGGCCGCGGTCAATGTTCTGCTGTACGAAATGTCGTTCTGCCCCGAAGAAGGAGAATGCGGCATAGACCGTGATAACCTCCACGAAGTGGACACTGTTCGCAACAGGCTCGAACATCTCGAAGGCAGGGCTACTCAGAGCATCGTTACAGCGGGTCGTTATGGTTTTGCAACAGGCGCTGCAGCGGAATGCCTAAAAGAAAAGGTCAGCGTTCACCGGTCGATATCGGAAAAAATCGATTCGGTCGTCACGCACCGGTGGGTTGGATTTCCCATTTTTCTTCTGCTCCTGTGGATCATGTTCCAGACGACATTCACCATGGGAGAGATACCCGGAGCATGGATCAGCAATTTTTTCGAATGGCTCGGACATGGTGTGAGTTCAATGATGTCCGATGGTCTTTTAAAGTCACTTATCGTTGAAGGTGTCATAGCAGGCGTCGGGGGCGTGCTCGTTTTTCTTCCGAACATTATCATTCTGTTTTTTTTCATATCGATTTTCGAAGATACCGGATACATGGCGCGATCCGCATTCATCATGGACAGGATTATGCATTTCTTCGGCCTTCATGGCAAATCGTTCCTTCCCATGCTCATCGGATTCGGCTGTACGGTTCCTGCAATCATGGCCACGAGAATCATAGAAAGCAAACGTGAGCGTCTCATCACCATGTTTATCCTGCCGTTCATGAGCTGCGGGGCACGGCTGCCTGTTTATATCCTGATTGCAAGTACTTTTTTCCCGCCGAAAGCAGCGGGAAATGTCATCTTTTCCCTCTACATCATCGGAATTGCCATTTCGCTGGTAATGGCGAGAATACTGACCTCTTTTCAGGGCTCCACAATTCCTTTCGTCATGGAGCTCCCCCCCTACCGTATACCGACCCTGAGGAGCGTCCTGCTCCATATATGGGAGCGGGCATACATGTATATCCGCAAAGCCGGCACCCTGATTCTTTTACTATCGGTTTTTGTCTGGTTTCTCATGTCGTTTCCGCGATCAACCGGGCCTGTTGGGGCATCTGAACCGGGAAACCCGAATACTGTTCCTGTCAGTTCCACCTATGCGGGAAAAATCGGTAAATTCATCGAACCCGCTCTCAGGCCGCTCGGCCTCGACTGGCGGATTGGTGTAGCGCTCACCGCAGGATTCGCAGCCAAGGAAGTTATAGTATCGTCGCTGGCCACTATCTACACCATTGAAAACGGAAACCACCACCAGGAAGAGTTTACAATAAAAAATGCGCTTCGTCAGGACCCGAATCTCAATCCGGTCAGAGCGTATGGCCTCATGCTGTTCATACTCATCTATGTGCCCTGCATCGCTGTGCTCGCAACCGTTAAAAAGGAAGCGGGAGGATGGAAATGGGTCATTCTCATGGTGATATATACGATAACGCTGGCGTGGCTCGTCAGTTTTACGTTCGTAACTATCGCTTCCCATATTTTCTGA